The genomic segment TGGTGTCATCTATTGGGTTAAACTCGTATGAGCACGGCATTGCTTTAAGCTTTAAAATTTTGTCAATAGGTGGTTACAGGAATAATTAGGAAAATATAAACAgattgttttaaactttttttataattataatggtacctattaattattaatcaataaattgtatttacaatACTTTCAGTTGTAATTATAACTATCTTTAAAAAGTTAAGATTTAACACTTGTTTTCTATACATCACCATTTGTATATAACTACAAAGACAACCTTTAGTCAAAGTCGACCGACGATTCTCGATATTATCATCGCATTTCTGGTACCTACTCTAAAAAAAGATTTTGTTCGGAAACTTCTGTTTATGATAAATAAATTTCGTAAGTAAAAGTGGATATAATCATTtgttcttttttattaatttcttaaaCCGCAGAAGATTTTCAAAATCCACTAGTTtctcaaattttaaaattatgttttgcgATATTTGTTTTCCATGGCTAGAGTCAGATTGCTAATCGTCTTCCGGGGTTGAACCGTCCCGTGACATTTGGGGTAACTAATACGTGAGTTAATTTCAACGTTTAGTTACGCTTATTAGGCAGGTTCTTCagatggagaatttgtattattAGTGGAAGTGTGTCTATGTTGGACCTCTGCCTATGACGGACCTCGGCTGTAATTTCAAATAGCGCGTGAATACATACATATAGTAGTAAGTTGCCACTTACGCAGGAAGTTTGTTTGTAGTTTAGTATCATAGAAAAGAGGGTTAGGTTAAGTTAGGTCAAGGCAAGTTAGAAATCAGGCAAGATTCcgttcaaattatggtaccaatgatcacctccatacagtaaagacactcattgaaaaatctatcgAACACAACAAACCTCTTatcctcactttcatagattttcataaagcattcgacacgatcgaaatagacagccttatagaagtaATGAATGgcagcaggattgaccataggtatagtgaacttacgtatttacaatatttacaaaaatgccactagaactgttaagatacacgataaaacccgaccaataaaaatacaACGTgagataaggcaaggagatacattctcgccgaaattattcataacggcattagagtgtacctttaagatggtcaattgggaccacagaggagtaacaatagacggcgaaaaacTTAACCTTCTCCGTTTCGCACATGACATTAttcttatcacagataatttaggataagccacagatatgttaaatgaattgtaGTTTGCATGTTCGTAGGTGGatctcagaatgaacttgaccaaaattAAGTTTAtgcagcagggataaccaaacattcGAAAACCAGaaacgaattactttagcgtagGCAGCCTTTGAAaaagacacacttagggccaacatagcAATTAGCCTCAAAAAAAGTATTGcgggtcatgacctatggggtgAAAACTATGACTCTAACAAAGAGTTTCAGTATTTTCAATTTCAATAGTAGCAATAGgagtagattttaagtaaccaagacatagcctaaaacatttattcttttgggtttcaattttattaagatgtCCTGTTGACTCAGACCGTATAAATGACAACTATAGTCGAAAATTGGTCGAATCATTGAGCGATAGAATAGCAATGCAATATTCGGGTCAGCTCCTTAACTAGTTTTACAAAATGCTCTAAGGATATTCATGgagtttttcgattttttttataataaaatgaatttgatccttccataacagtttacgatccaaatatatgcctagatattttacacaatttttgattgGAAATTCTAGTTTTCCTAATTTGTGGTTACCTTGAGGAGTTTGgcgttttttgaaaaaaaaaacaaatttcagtcTTTGTAGTTGATATTATTGATAAGCCTAgaaaatggtaatatttttttatacaatatCTTACTGTAAATTCGAGTTGACGCCTACAAATGTCTAGGGTAGCATGGGAAGTATACAacacaacatcatctgcaaactgtaataTATTAGAGTGTGGAGGTACTATCTGTTCTAGATCTATATTGTACAATGAAAAGAGAAGTGAACTTAAAATACTACCCTGTGGTATAACTATATTCCTTAGCCTTGCGCTAAAAGTTTCTCATGTATTTTTAAGTAAGTCCATCTATTCTTGTACAAGGATACTTATaaagaaatttgaaattttaactaACATTCCAAGATATAACAATTTCTTatgtagaatatataaatttatgttatcAAGTACAGAGGTTACATCTATAAATGCTGCAGGTGTTGATTCTTGATTTGTGAAATTGACCTAACCAGAGAAAACTAGTGAAGTGAGAGCATCTTGTGTAGACCTGGATTTTCGGAAGCCATATTGAGATTTGGGAAGGATATCTTCGGATTCAAGCCAGTATTCAAGCTGATTTTTTATTAATCTCTCTAGAGTTTTTAGTATACAAGAACTTAAAGATATAGGTCTGTAAGATTCAACGTTATTATCTGGCTTTCCTGGCTTCTTTATAGGCAATACAATAGGGTCTTTCCATGTTTTGGGAATTAAATTCTCATTTTgccatatatttttaaaaatttgtaataataatgatttgtattctgtgggtaaaaaatataacatagagTATGATCAGTCCATCCCTGGACAAGAACTATTATTTTGTTTGAGCCCATGATTTAATTCCCACAATTCAAATGGATGTTCTAGATTGGAGTATTCTCTGGAAACTGTGACTGTAGCTTCTTTTATTTGATTTGGTATGCGAggaggtgaaattttgaaatggaaatcttctatCTATGCAGCATCGCAGTTTATCGAGATTTTATTGGACTGCTTTCGGTTTGTGTAGCGATGTGTGGGAGTTAAGGCTTTCGCAGTAGTTTAtccaacttttttgttttttttctaattttaaaaattttcttaattcTCAATATTAAGATTTGTTTTATAACCTCTATATGCTGTTTTGCGGTTATTTGCAGCTGTTTCGCAGTTTTTATCCCACCTTGGTTTTGGAATCTTTTCtgtaggatattttttattttttgatacttcTGGAATAGCAATGGTTGCTATTCCAAACATCTGTTTATTTCATTAACTAATTCCTCATAAGTTTGAGGAAGTTTTTCTGAAGAAAAGTTGGATGAATACAAATTCCAATTTGACTTATTTAGATTCGATCTTTTATGTGTATTGTTACCAGGTGGTATTGCTCGTTTGGAATTTTCCAAGGCGATGGTCAAGGGTAAATGGTCAGAACCATGTGAATCTTGAATAACAGACCAAGTTAATTTAGATTTAATGTCCTCGGTGCAAATTGTTATGTCGATTCCTGATGGACTAGAACAGTGCAAGAGCTGGAGAACCATCATTTAAGTATAATAGATTACATTGTTCTATCGCCTCTAATAAAACTTTACCATGAGTATTATTAGTTTCGCATCCCCATGCCATGTTGTGAGCGTTGAAGTCCCCTCCAATGATGAATGGCGAAGGAATGTGTTAAAAAAATGGATCAATTCTTCAACAACTGTTACTCTAATACGTGGTTCTTTGTATATGgatattatatgtatatgtttATTGATACAAGAAAGTTTAACATCCATGCATGTgtaagtaaaattataattatctaataaatttatttcttctgtaattattttatctttaactgATAACATCGCCATTATACACATTTTTTTGAATAAGTAAGGCTTCTAAATTTGGTTTATTAGAAACTGCTGAGCGGCAGTGCCATTGTAAAAAGTTTATAGGGCTAGTTATGTCTGAGAAGATGACGTTTGACCACGTAAGTCTTCTTGCGAGATGTATGCCGTGCTTaagtatttattaatttgttttataacctctgtttttgatttttctaaatttttagtGAGTGTAGTGTCGTAAGCTTAGACAGTGTGAACCCGACCTTAGGGTGTTAGCTGACGGCTGTCTGGCAACCGTCAGCTGTCAACCTAAAAAAAGGACACTTGTAAAATTgctgtaaaaatataaacatttgtgTTCACCCTTTTAGCGGgtattttagtaaaataaaactatttaccgTAATTGTCGTATTATTACAAGGATACTACAATTATTTGGCGACGAGAAAAGTTGTGGAAGTTTGGGTGAAGcacaaaatattgtatttttttacggAAAGTTGAATTTGGAATTTGCAAGTCATGTCCTTGAACCAGGGTAATTCAGAAAACGTGGTGTTGCCAATCCAACCGACTGTTACAGTGGTTAATACTGGGAACATTTCGGCATTAGCAGTTTTCAAGCAAGGTGATGATTTTGAAGTATTTGAAGAACGGCTAGACCAATTGTTTATGGCAAATATAATAGAGGGTACACGAAAGGTTGCTGTTTTACTTACCTTGTTAAGTGAAGAGGTATACAAGATTTTGAGAGACCTATGTAGCCCTGAGAAGCCGAATGGTAAAGACTTTGATACTTTAATACAGTTATTAAGACTACATTTTAAACAAAGAGTGTCTGTCTATCGCAGAAGGATTGTTTTCGATTCATTAAGACAGGGCCAAGAGTCTATTAATGATTGGTATTTAAGGGTTAAAAATGCAGCTACACAATGTGATTTTATGGACAAACTGATGTATAGAGTCCAAGATAAATTTGTAACAGGCATGAGGCCAGGTCATATATTGGACCGTTTGTGTGAGGAGAGTCCGTCCAAAAGTTTTCAAGAACTGTTAGAGATAGCTTTGAACAAAGAAGCAGCCTTGAGAGAACAGACCAGAAATAATGCTGAAGTGAATAAGCTACAAGAAGTTAGACAAAAAGCAAGTAGTACTTCTAGTAGTAATATTTCCAGAAATGGTGAGAAAATAGTGGAGAGACATAGTGATAAAGAGAGACATAGTGATCCAGAAGACTTAAGGTGTAATTTCTGTAACAAAACCAAGCATAATTTTAGTAAATGTAAGTACCGAacatttatttgtaaaaaatgtgGCAAAAAGGGTCATATTATGGCAGCATGCAAATTAGAGCAGAATCATTTGGTGGAAGAGGAAGAAAATGAGAATATACTTTCATTGTACAACTTAACAGACATTCAACAAGTTAATTTTATAAAGCCACTGTATATTCCAGTTGTAGTAGATGATAAGGTGTCCACACAGATGGAATTGGATACTGGAGCAGGTATTTCTTGCATGCCTCATAAgttttatttagataatttaagcTACATTCCTTTGAATAAAACAGGTATTAAATTAAAAACCTACTCTGGAGAAATTGTGAATCCAGAAGGGAAAATTACTGTAAAAATTTCTATACAGAATGtttcaaaaatttgtaattttacaatAGTCAAGAAAGCTACTAAAATGTTGTTAGGTCGCGATAtaattagtaaatttaacatgtctttaaaaaattccaaaataacaATTAATGACCTAGctattcaaaataaaaacaatgaattggataaaatattgtcaaaatatTCAAAGCTGTTTCAAAGGGAGTTGGGTAGGTACAATGGGGAAAAAGTTACTTTAGAAATAGATGAAAATGTAAAACCAGTTTTCCACAAACCTCATCCCTTACCATTTGCTTTTCGGGAAAAGGTGGAGGTGGAACTAAAGCGGTTAGAGTCAGAGGGTGCTATTGAACGGGCAGATAATTCTCTGTGGGGAACACCATTAGTACCAGTTATGAAACCTAATGGCAAAGATATTCGTGTTTGCGCTAACTATAAAAtcacagtaaataaatatttaaaagatttcAACCATCCATTGCCCCGTATTGAGGACATTTTCGCCGCGTTACAAGGAGgacaaaaatattcaaaactcGATTTTCTCAATGCTTATAACCAGTTAGTACTAGATGATACAACTAGTGAGTTATTATCTTGGAGCACACCTCTAGGTATATATAGAATAAAGCGGTTACCTTATGGCACGAAGCCAGCCTGTTCTATTTTTCAAAATGTAATTGAAAAGGTTTTGCAGGGGTGTCGGAGTACAGTAAATTTTCTGGACGATGTAGTAGTAACAGGGAAAGACGATAGAGAGCATTTAGAAAACTTGGAGGAGGTGTTAAAGCGACTAGAAAGAGCAGGGTTTAGATTAAACGAAAAAAAATGCGAAtttttcaaagaaaacatttattcCTAGACCCAAAAATATTACAAAGGTTAGGGCTTTCGCGGGaatgataaattattattctcgTTTTTGTGAAAATTTACAAGGGAAATTAAAACCCTTATATGAGTTAGtagagaaaatgaaaaaatttaaatggacAAAACAATGTGAAAATGCTTTTCAATATGCAAAGACTGAGTTAGCTTCACAAAAGATTTTAGTACATTATGACCCAGATAAACCAATTCGTTTAGCGTGTGATGCGAGTGATTATGGAATCGGAGGAGTTCTGTCTCATGTTTTACCAGATGGGAGTGAGAGGCCTATATGCTATATCTCGAGGGTATTAAACAAAGCAGAGCGAAATTATTCTCAAATTATGAAGGAGGCTCTGGCTGTCCACTGGTCGGTATCTAAATTGTACCAATATTTGGCGGGACGGAAGTTCGAAATATTAAGTGATCACAAACCATTGAAATCGATCTTTGGTGAATATAAAAGCCTACCGAAAATGGCGGCGGGTCGAATTCAAAGATGGTCTTTATTTCTAGCTGGTTTTGATTACACTTTTAGGTTTATCAGAGGAGTGGATAACTCAAGAGCAGATGCGTTGTAACGATTGCCTTTACAGGATGATTATGAAAATGATGAGCCTGAATATGATTATTTAAACATGGTTGAGAGTTTAATACCTATAGATTCAATAAAACTGAGATCAGAATCAAGAAAAGATCCAATTTTGGGCAAAGTGTTCAATTTTATTAGATATGGATTTCCGAAGCATACAGAAAATGAACTATTGAAACCATTTATAGCTAGGAGGCAGGAGCTTTTTATTGAGCAAGGAATTATAATGTGGGGGTATCGCGCGGTAATTCCTGTTGCACTGAGAGGGCAGTTACGTAAAGAATTACACAGTAATCATGAAGGTATGACGAAGATGAAGTCCAGCGCCCGTTCCTATTTCTGGTGGCCATCGCTAGATAACGAGATTGAGCAGCAGGTCAATAACTGTAAAGTTTGTTGCCAATTGCGGCCAGATCCGCCTAAGGCTAAGCTGATGAAGTCACTGGAGTCTCACTACATTTATGAAAAAATACATGCTGATTTTCTAGGGCCCATTAGGACAAAgacaattttaattattgtggACACATACACTAAATGTCCAGAGGTATTCGTGATGAACACACCTGATTCAGAAAATACTATTAGTAGATTTAGGGAATGTTTTTCACGTTTTGGTATACCGCGTATAGTAGAAACGGATAATGGGACCCAATTTACATCCGAAaactttattgattttttgagtaATAACGGAGTTAAGTTTGTAACATCTCCACCCTCTCATCCCTCAACTAACGGGTTTGCAGAAAACTGTGTTAAATCGGTTAAATTAGGATTAAAAAAAGCTCTTTcagatgaaaaaaataaaaatgtgcaaCTGGAAACTTTGATTTAcagatatttattttcatatagaaATTCGATACATGCTACTACTGGTATGTCACCTAGCAGTATGATGTTTAAAACTAAGGTACGTACACGTTTAGATTTATTGTCTCTAAAAGGGGTTTCATCAAAAGTAAAAGCtgaaaatcaaattttaaattataaaggaAAAAGAGAAGATAGTTTTGTAGAGGGGGATAGAGTTTGGTGCAGGGACTATCGAAATccaaatagaaaaatatgggtAGAGAGTGTAATAGATGAAGTTTTAAATGATAGGATTTATTTGTGTAAACTGATTCATGAGAATTTGATTTGGAAGAGGCATTTGAATCAAATTCGGCGGAATCAATCGGATGTAGTGGAGGATCAGGTTGAAAAAGTTTATAGGGAAGGTCTTGAAAATAAGTGGTCAAGTGGCGAACAGGGGCCTAGTGCTATACATTTGAATGTCCAAccaaaattgttattaaacgaGTCAATAAACGAGCCCTATTCTCAAACGAATGAGACTCTGGGAcaggaagaaattaaaatcaaTGAAAGTTTAGCTGATCAGCCTTATCCTCAGACTGCATCTGAAGTTACAACTGGAAAGGGTCAGGTTAATATAAGTGAACGACCAAAGCGTAATATTAAACCACCCCAGCGCTTGAATTTGTGAGGGAGGTATTGTAGTGTCGTAAGCTTAGACAGTGTGAACCCGACCTTAGGGTGTTAGCTGACGGCTGTCTGGCAACCGTCAGCTGTCAACCTAAAAAAAGGACACTTGTAAAATTgctgtaaaaatataaacatttgtgTTCACCCTTTTAGCGGgtattttagtaaaataaaactatttaccgTAATTGTCGTATTATTACAAGGATACTACAGTGAGTTTTAATGAACTAATTATATTAAGAACcaattctaaaattacattaGTTAAATC from the Diabrotica undecimpunctata isolate CICGRU chromosome 1, icDiaUnde3, whole genome shotgun sequence genome contains:
- the LOC140432654 gene encoding uncharacterized protein; amino-acid sequence: MSLNQGNSENVVLPIQPTVTVVNTGNISALAVFKQGDDFEVFEERLDQLFMANIIEGTRKVAVLLTLLSEEVYKILRDLCSPEKPNGKDFDTLIQLLRLHFKQRVSVYRRRIVFDSLRQGQESINDWYLRVKNAATQCDFMDKLMYRVQDKFVTGMRPGHILDRLCEESPSKSFQELLEIALNKEAALREQTRNNAEVNKLQEVRQKASSTSSSNISRNGEKIVERHSDKERHSDPEDLRCNFCNKTKHNFSKCKYRTFICKKCGKKGHIMAACKLEQNHLVEEEENENILSLYNLTDIQQVNFIKPLYIPVVVDDKVSTQMELDTGAGISCMPHKFYLDNLSYIPLNKTGIKLKTYSGEIVNPEGKITVKISIQNVSKICNFTIVKKATKMLLGRDIISKFNMSLKNSKITINDLAIQNKNNELDKILSKYSKLFQRELGRYNGEKVTLEIDENVKPVFHKPHPLPFAFREKVEVELKRLESEGAIERADNSLWGTPLVPVMKPNGKDIRVCANYKITVNKYLKDFNHPLPRIEDIFAALQGGQKYSKLDFLNAYNQLVLDDTTSELLSWSTPLGIYRIKRLPYGTKPACSIFQNVIEKVLQGCRSTVNFLDDVVVTGKDDREHLENLEEVLKRLERAGFRLNEKKCEFFKENIYS